A portion of the Sabethes cyaneus chromosome 3, idSabCyanKW18_F2, whole genome shotgun sequence genome contains these proteins:
- the LOC128740047 gene encoding uncharacterized protein LOC128740047: MLSGADSIEEANRLMSEVIEITNSAGFILRKWNSNCAQLLTKLPKHLRDDRATLELDSSSSTVKTLGLRWDTNLDSFYFCFPQWWSNASAFTKRSIHSDAACLFDPLGLVGPVVVQAKIIIQQLWQLKCGWDEPLDETLQTIWKEYKQNLMALESLSVPRWIGFTNDCSEIQLHGFCDASEVAYGACSYLRCTASDGTVSVRLITSKSRIAPLENLKAKKKKVTIPRLELSSALLLSHLYEKFSSNVTIKSTFFWTDSMIVKHWLASQPSRWQVFVANRVSEIQHITKGGAWNHVPGIENPADLISRGMSPAELQYQPLWFQGPRWLAQNQEYWPRPEESIPESFEPSLLEERPSPAFPAQATPPSEIFGLRSTYSELIRLVALLIRFKHNSQPSNRQSRRDGSITHVELEQATLLLVHLSQQECFSAELLSLIRQGHVQESSSIKGLRPQLPVNGIMCVGGRLSHAPVTESRKHPFILHHHHPLAILVMRHYHLRLFHAGQQLLIASVREKFWPTAIHSLAKRVIHECVSCFKNKPKVVDQLMADLPSERVTPSSPFSKVGVDYCGPFLISYPNRRTRPVKCYVAIFVCLAVKAVHLELVADLTTQAFLAALRRFTARRGKPNLIMCDNATTFVGAKRELSELHRLFLSQHFQDAAVRDAGNDSIEFRFIPPRTPNFGGLWEAQVKSFKNRFRKTIGLRTLNIDEMQTVLAQIEAILNSRPMTPLSSDPNDFQALTPGHFLAQRPMTAIPEPDLQDVPVNRLSMWQRAQYFTQQLWKKWSTQYLSDLHNRTKWTKQRDNVTVGTMVLLKDENSPPLRWNLARVVKVFHGSDGNIRVVTVRTKDGYFDRGISKICVLPIRDNAQQVSADGN; encoded by the coding sequence ATGCTGTCCGGAGCAGACAGTATCGAAGAAGCTAATCGACTCATGTCAGAGGTAATTGAGATTACCAATTCAGCTGGTTTTATCCTTAGAAAGTGGAATTCTAATTGCGCACAGCTACTTACTAAGCTTCCTAAACATCTAAGAGATGATCGAGCCACCCTGGAGCTGGACTCCTCTAGCTCTACCGTGAAGACTTTGGGACTCCGTTGGGATACCAATTTGGACAGTTTCTATTTCTGCTTTCCACAATGGTGGTCGAATGCATCAGCCTTCACAAAGCGAAGCATCCACTCAGACGCAGCATGCTTATTTGACCCGCTAGGCTTGGTGGGACCGGTAGTAGTACAGGCGAAAATAATCATTCAACAGTTATGGCAGTTGAAATGCGGTTGGGATGAACCATTGGATGAAACATTGCAAACAATTTGGAAGGAgtataaacaaaatttaatggCCCTTGAGTCACTGTCAGTTCCTCGGTGGATCGGCTTTACTAACGATTGTTCGGAAATTCAGCTACACGGGTTTTGCGATGCTTCAGAGGTGGCCTACGGAGCATGTTCATATCTGCGTTGTACCGCATCGGATGGGACTGTGTCAGTACGTCTCATCACGTCGAAGTCGAGAATAGCACCGCTAGAGAATCTGAAAGCCAAGAAGAAGAAGGTAACAATTCCTCGGTTAGAACTATCATCCGCCTTGCTGCTTAGTCATCTGTACGAGAAGTTTTCCTCTAACGTTACGATCAAATCAACATTCTTTTGGACCGATTCCATGATCGTCAAACACTGGCTGGCATCGCAACCGTCAAGATGGCAAGTTTTTGTCGCTAATCGTGTGTCGGAGATACAACACATCACCAAAGGTGGCGCTTGGAACCACGTCCCCGGCATTGAGAACCCGGCAGATTTGATTTCCAGGGGAATGTCTCCAGCTGAATTACAATACCAACCTCTTTGGTTCCAAGGTCCACGATGGTTGGCTCAGAATCAAGAATATTGGCCGCGACCAGAAGAATCCATTCCAGAATCGTTCGAACCATCTCTCCTGGAAGAACGACCATCGCCAGCTTTCCCCGCTCAAGCTACTCCACCTAGCGAAATTTTCGGACTTAGATCGACATACTCAGAACTCATCAGACTGGTCGCACTACTCATCCGTTTCAAGCATAATTCGCAACCTAGCAACAGGCAATCTAGAAGAGATGGAAGCATTACACACGTGGAACTAGAACAAGCAACGCTGCTACTAGTCCACTTATCTCAGCAAGAGTGTTTTTCGGCAGAACTACTCAGCTTGATAAGGCAAGGTCATGTTCAAGAAAGCTCTTCTATCAAAGGTCTACGTCCTCAGCTTCCCGTTAATGGCATAATGTGCGTTGGCGGCCGGTTATCTCACGCCCCAGTTACTGAGTCTAGAAAACATCCATTCATCTTACACCACCATCACCCGCTCGCAATTTTGGTTATGCGACATTATCATCTGCGACTATTTCACGCCGGCCAGCAACTGCTGATTGCATCAGTTCGAGAGAAGTTTTGGCCAACTGCTATCCACAGTTTGGCTAAAAGGGTTATACATGAATGTGTCTCATGCTTCAAGAATAAACCTAAGGTCGTAGATCAACTAATGGCAGATCTTCCGTCCGAGCGAGTAACGCCATCATCACCGTTCTCAAAAGTGGGAGTAGACTATTGTGGTCCCTTCCTTATATCCTATCCTAACCGTCGGACCAGACCAGTAAAGTGTTATGTAGCGATATTCGTTTGTCTGGCGGTGAAAGCGGTTCACTTAGAACTCGTAGCAGATCTAACAACTCAAGCGTTCCTGGCTGCTCTGAGGCGTTTTACCGCGCGACGCGGAAAACCAAATCTAATCATGTGTGATAACGCTACAACATTTGTCGGTGCTAAGCGGGAACTATCTGAACTACATCGCTTATTTCTAAGTCAGCACTTCCAAGATGCTGCTGTCAGGGATGCCGGAAATGACAGCATTGAGTTCCGTTTCATTCCTCCTCGCACTCCGAACTTTGGTGGTCTGTGGGAGGCACAGGTGAAATCGTTCAAGAATCGCTTTCGTAAGACAATAGGACTTCGAACACTAAACATCGATGAAATGCAGACAGTTCTTGCTCAGATTGAAGCAATCCTCAACTCTCGTCCGATGACACCACTTAGCAGTGATCCAAATGATTTCCAGGCTCTCACGCCTGGACACTTCTTGGCGCAGCGTCCCATGACAGCAATCCCGGAACCAGATCTTCAAGATGTACCCGTTAATCGGCTATCTATGTGGCAACGTGCCCAATACTTCACTCAGCAACTATGGAAAAAGTGGTCCACGCAATATCTATCAGATCTTCATAATCGGACTAAATGGACCAAGCAGCGAGACAACGTGACAGTAGGAACAATGGTGCTGCTGAAAGATGAAAATTCACCTCCACTACGATGGAATCTGGCTCGAGTCGTCAAGGTTTTTCACGGCTCAGACGGCAACATCAGGGTTGTTACCGTACGTACAAAAGATGGATACTTCGACAGGGGAATTTCTAAGATATGCGTCCTCCCAATTCGGGACAACGCTCAGCAAGTCTCGGCAGATGGGAATTAA